In the Uranotaenia lowii strain MFRU-FL chromosome 1, ASM2978415v1, whole genome shotgun sequence genome, ATCGCATGCCTGGCATCATCTAATTGTAGGGTTTTCTTCTTCGTTTGGGAAGAAGAATCAAAGTCAATACACAATAAGGAAAAGCTTTTGTGATAGTTTTTGTATACACCCCCACAATACACACGTACGTACACGTAGTTTTAAGGTTAAAGTTAGCGTAAGAGCAGCGTTACTAAATAGTATTAGTGTGTGTTTGGTTGAAGTCAACCTGAGCACATCGTCAGAGGAGCAAATCGCGTGAGTGCGAGAGAAATTTCTTGGAGAAAAGTCATCTATTGGGACAGATGATTGATCACGCTTGAAGCGGTGTTCTAGTAATTTTAGTCCATCCAAGAAGTCTCTGCATCCCGTCGCCTAGCAACCAGcttacaaaaccaaaattttcacaatGACGATGAGTACAAATAACTGCGAAAGTATGACGTCATACTTTACCAATTCCTACATGAATTCAGACATGCACGGCCACTATCCGGGCACCGGGGTCGATGGGCTGGACACGAGCCAGCAGATGTACCACCACAGCCAAGGCCATGCGGCTCAGGGCAACATGCCGCCGTATCCGAGGTTTCCGCCGTACGATCGGATGGGCTACTACCAGCAGAACATGGACCCGGCCGGATACGCTCGAGCGGACAGTCCCAACAGCCAGGTCGGCGGAGTGATACCCCAGCAGCAGACCAACGGCAACCCACTGCAGCAGACCCAGGTACCCccgcagcaacagcaacagcagcaaccgATCGTCTACGCCAGCTGTAAGCTACAGGCCGCCGTCGGCCACAACGGACCGAATGGTTTGGGCTCCTACGAGAATGGTTCGCCCCCGCTGGAACAGATGGGACACCACATGAACACCGCCCAAATGACAATACCTCAGCATCACATGGGTCACGCCCAGGGACAGGTGAGTgatagagttttttttagagATGTTTCACTGACGTAGCTCCTTCAACGGAGTTGGACGACTATTGACctagaaattcaaaacaaacggTAGACTATCAGTATCTTCTAACTCCCCGGGACTCGATTAACTTCAATTCAGATGATTTGGGGATCTAAAAGCTTCAAAAGCCTCCTTAAGTCTAACTAATTGTGATTGACTCACCGACAACTTCAGATAACTTGTAGAACAATAAGATCTTCGAGATTCAGccgacatttttttcaaacatgaaaaatgtaGTGAAAAGTGAGGCGTGTGTCTTACACTTTATGAATCCACAGAGATTTTTGGCGGGACCTAACTAGTTGACCTATGATTCTTTTACACATACAGACTGAGCTCTCTTGATCGGCACACGGCTGGCAAAAAgtctagggttgccagccccaAAGTTGTCAGTTAAAGGAGGAAGGAAGACCGAATCAAGGTCGGTCTCCACtgtcgaactcgtagggagaAAACTCAGGAATTCTCTCGGATAGAGTGATTTTACGTCGGTCGTCGCcgggtgagtcactcgagtcggtgtcTTTGCCGAAAATCATTCGAGTAATTTCGTATAActccggacgtgtgctgtggcaggcgcgtgtccaggcaCACGAACGGGAAAAGAGGAGAGGACCTCGAGCCAAAACAAGCGGAGCCAAAAAGTCTTAGAGGAGAAGACACTGGTCTCTAGCCGTGGACTAAAACTCTCGAGGTAACCACGCCagcctcgagttacgagtaaaggctggacctcaagtcgtcagaggagaggtccttagtcttgaatcgtaacaacgAGTGAGTCGACACCGGTCCGCtctttactcgtaactcgaggctGGCGTGGTTACCTCGAGACTTTGGGTCCACGgctagagaccaatgacctctcctcaaACGACTTTAGATCTTGGCTCCGCATGTTTttgctcgaggccctctcctttttgcccgtccgtgtgccgatcgagagcagcgaatcctggacacgcgcctgccACAGCCCACGTCCAGGGCTTCACGAAACTACTCGCATGATTCCCGacaaagacgtcatcctacaccgactcgagtgactcacccgccgataACGTGAAGTCACTCTTtccgagagtattccgcggcgtgaatactctaacccctacgagttcgactgcgaagaagatcaagtcttatccccacagcttcCGTCGTAGAGAGCgcgttggaggtatcctacacaacgttctcgacgtacctagcagctcggcatCGCTGAAGGTAGATTCTTatttttgtatgctttactgctaggatcggaagcaattatggccagaggccccaggtggactttatggcgtaagGATACATAGTTTCTAGAGTCGACCAAtggcacccatggacccagagtagcttACTAAATAGGGAGACGCGATAGGTCGCCGTGCCTTgaaatgcaatccgtaaataggatttaccacctgggtgatcagtGGCTCTAGACGCCGGGCGAGCAATTTGATTTGGCGTAGAATGACGTCTTCATCGAGAATCATCCAAGTTATTACGGTTAGTCTCGCGCGTGTGTTGGGACAGATGCGAGTCGAGGATACGCTCGAATCCCGATGATAAGAAGTCGGACCTCGAGTCTTTTGCGGAGAGGTCAGGATTTGAGTCAACAAGAAAAGCGGTTTGCGTTGACCTAGAGTCGCTACGAGAAGAAGTCAGATCTCGGGCCGTTGGAGGAGAGGACAGGCCTTGAGTCGTTTAGAGAAGGAGTATATGTATACGCTAATCTAAAGTTATTGCGAGGtaggatctcgagtcgttagggTTATAGGAGAGGCTTTGAGTCGCCAAAGAGAAAGGGTTGTGCGGGAACCTTGTGTCACTACGAGGAAATGTCAGTTTTCGAGTCGTTAAGAAAGAGTTCAGACTTCAAGTCATAATGGAGAGAGGGTTTGCTGAAAGTTGCCTAGTCTATGAGTTCGCCGTGGAGTAGATAGTGTTAAACAGTACGAGGTGGGAGCaaaggtctgcggccccaggtggaatTTAAGGAGTAGGAGATATACGTGAAGATTATTATGAGTCTTTCCTTAGCATCCATCGACCCAGAGTATTTAGAAAACTGGGGAAACGCATTGCCTGGGAATGCAATCCATACCAAATAGGTTGCTTCATCCTTGGATCCGTTATAAGTGTTTCACTCTTGAGGTAAATTCTTATTACGATTTGTATTCTTAGCGATTTCACCATGCGTACAGTTAGACACCTCCAGCATAGACTCAAACCTCTTGTTTTGATGACTCCAGGTCTAACCTAAGGATCCGATAATCGGCCCATCGGATGCCAAAAATCGCTTCTTCAGAACTCATACCTGTCAAAACACACGTTCGAGACTGTATTAAACGAATCAGATGGTTCCCGACGAAGGCCTCCCAACTCAAATGACTCACACGGCGTCGAGAGCCATTCTGATCCACTTGAGCTACTTCAACCTTTGAAATAAGGCCGTTTTTACAATGTACATTCCTGAAAGTTCGTATTCTATTGATTGATTGATGTATTCCATGAATTTTAGTTAGGAGATCTTATTAGATTAGGGGCCACAAGAGTCTCTGGGAACGATTATTATCCTTGATGTTTACCTCATtagtttgtacaaaaaaaaaaaactctcgaaGCATAGTAGTTCACTAGTAGTCGTACTTTATCTTAAGGTCTAACTTCACTTGAGTGTCATTGAGTACAGAGAAGCCTCAAAAATATCCAGGGGATTCTGGTTATAATAGGTCTACGAAAGCGCAACAAGACTACCTCGACCCTCATTCAGAATAGGTCGGCCATTCACAAAGAGTATTCGAGAGAATTTAGCAACTTGAACAGTCCTTCACTTGGGTTTCAATAGACTACTGACCTTACCCTTCCAATACCAACTGCTCAACACTATTTTTCAAGAGAATTTAAAATTCGGAAGAACTCCAGCTCCTGGAATGGAAGGGATCACGTCCATACCTCAACATCTCAGGCGTCTACCGCGATCTCCTAGGAAACTTTCTAGGAAAGTTCAACCAATGTTACTCAAAAGATTCCTACGGAGTCTAGGTCAAGTTGTTCACCTGagttgtttgtaaaaaaaaatcacggagCATCTTAGATCACTGGTAGCCCTCCTATATCTCAAGGTCTAACCTCACTTGAATATCATTCAGTATAGAGAAGCCTTCCAATCGTCCAAGGGATTCTGGTTGCAATAGGTCTACGAAAGCGCAACAAGATCACCTCGATAGTCATTCAGAATAGCTGGGCCATTGACAGGGGGTATTGAGAGAATTTTGACCTCAATATTTTACCAGTGTTATTAAAAAGATCCCCACGGAGCTCCTTAGACCACTGAAATTTGGCTTTGTAGCTTGAACAGCTCTTCACTCGGGTTTCAATAGACTACACGACCATACCATCCCAATACCAATTAATCACCACTATTCTTCAAGAGAATCTTAAGTTCTGTAGATTCCAAGCTCATGAAACTGAAGTGATCACGTCCATACATCAACATCTCAAGCGTCTGACGCGATCTCCTAGGACACTTGGACACCATCGTTCTCTCAATGTTACTCAAAAGATCCTTACGGAGTCTAGGTCAAATAGTTCTCCTGAGTTGTTCGTAAAAGAAACTCACGGAGCTCCTTAGATCACTGGTAGTCCTCCACTTGAATGTCGTTGAGTATTGAGAAGAATTCCAAACTTCCAAGGGATTCTGGTTGTTGTATGTCTTCGAAAGCGCAACAAGACTACCTTGGCCCTGATTCCAAATAGCTCGGCCATGCACAGGGGGTATTGAGAGAATTTTGACCTCAATATTTTACCAGTGTTATTCAAAAGATCAACACGTATATCCctagaccacttttttttgtcttagtAACTTGAACAGCCCTTCATTTGGGTTTCAATAGATTACTGGCTATACATGACCTTACCATTCCAATACCAACTGCTCACCACTattcttcaataaaattttaaattcggtAGATCCCTAGCACCTGAAAGGATCACGTCCATACCTCAACATCTCAGGCGTCTACCGCAATCTACTAGAAAACCTAGATCCCTATGTTCTACCAATGTTACTCAAAAGATCCCTACGGAGTCTAGGTCAAGCTGTTAACCTGAGTTGTTAGTGGAAGAAACTCACGGAGCATCTTAGATCACTGATAGCTCACCTTTATCTCAAGTTCTAACCTCACATGAATGTCTTTGAGTATAGAGAAGCCTTCCAAGACTACCTCCACTCATATTCCGAATAGCTCGGCCATTCGCTCGGCTATTGCACACCACCATTCTTCAAGAGAATTTAAATTCCGGTAGATCCCTAGCTCCTGAAATGGAAGTGATCACGTCCATACCTTAACATCTCAAGCGTCTACCGTGATCTCCTAGGACACTTGGACACCTATGTTCTACCAATGTTACTCAAAGACCCTTGACTGCTAGAACTGGACTTCCCAACTCAGACAACCCACTACCAGGATATCTGTCAAATCCTAGCTTTACATTAACTTTTTAACACACCCACCCCACAGGACTGCTACCCGCCGGAACAGGTGCACCCGAACCCGCAGCACATGGGCATGTACGGGAATGCCGGCGGTGGACCGCCCGGCGTCGTCCCGCAGCAACCCCCGAACATGATGGGCCACCAAGGTCAGCCCCCGCAGCTACACCAGGGCCAACCCGCGCCCCCCAACAGCCAAAACTCAAGCTCCGGTCTCGCCTCCCCGCTCTACCCCTGGATGAGGAGTCAGTTCGGTAAgttcttttttaacttttcttcaATGTTTTGTTCCGTTCGATTGTATACATGTAATGGGCAGACGGCCCCGTCCAAGGATGGGTATTCCAGATTTCAAAAAGGCGCCATTTCAAGATTAAGTGATGGTGATTTATCAACGGGAGGGGTTTTCCATCGGCGACCTGTGCTGAAGGCCTGAAGCTTGAGGTTGACGGTGGTGGTGGAAAAAGAAGGCAGCACTCATTAGAGGCGGTCGGCTCGGCTCTCTGGGTAAGCGCGAGgcgaaaattagtttttttttaccgctCCGGACGTTGATGAAAAAAACGGAACcgagaaaaacaaaagaaaggaCGCGgcagcaaaaaatttgatctaaaTTAATAATAGCTTTTCTTATGCTTTGAGTCGGTGTGAGACTTCCATCTTGGATCTTGGATCGGGTCCAGGGGAGCAACATGATACAGCGTTTTTGCTCACTGTCTGGATGCTGGCAGTTGCTCTATTTGAGTGAATCTAAAGCCGGATTGTTTTCGGAACAGTTCAAGTgccttttaatttgaattttaaaattataatttaaattataaattgttgtaaatttaacaaaattttgacaatacagatgaaatccgaagttttcgctcTGATGATTGGCAATGGTGCCAACGCATATCAAATTAGCAAACACCTCGGCAATCGGCAaccctttcttttgtttggttccgacactTGGAAGATGTTTGTCCAACATGTAAAGTCTTCAGTGATGTCGCCGtcgctgatgttgacgaaaactTCGGTTTAGGGATTCAGCGACACTATATAATTAAAAAGGTCCATGAGAATTGATTCCTCAAATTTCAGCAAGTTTGTTCGTGTCAATTTGCACAT is a window encoding:
- the LOC129738216 gene encoding homeotic protein antennapedia gives rise to the protein MTMSTNNCESMTSYFTNSYMNSDMHGHYPGTGVDGLDTSQQMYHHSQGHAAQGNMPPYPRFPPYDRMGYYQQNMDPAGYARADSPNSQVGGVIPQQQTNGNPLQQTQVPPQQQQQQQPIVYASCKLQAAVGHNGPNGLGSYENGSPPLEQMGHHMNTAQMTIPQHHMGHAQGQDCYPPEQVHPNPQHMGMYGNAGGGPPGVVPQQPPNMMGHQGQPPQLHQGQPAPPNSQNSSSGLASPLYPWMRSQFGENQSWAAFVVSGPAWMNGVSQPEFRRGAPH